TGGTCGGTAAAGGGCAGTACCATACGAGATGGGGCCTGCCTTTCTACAAACACATTGTGCTGAATGATAAAGTTGTACCAGTCTGCGACCCAAACTGCTCCATCGGGTCCTACCTGGCTCTGTACTGGTCCAAACCACTCATCTGAGCTTGCCATCAGGTTCCAGCCATCCGCTTCAGTAAAGCCTGCCCCCTCTTTTTCAATTACTGCATTGTGCACCAGGCGTATGGTCGGCTCGTTAACAAAAGCGATACGGTTCCAGTAAGGCTTAGGAAAGCTTCTTGCGGTATACAAATGATGTCCGGCTGCTGAAGTAAAGCCACCTACCACATCTACCTGGCGGAGGTTAGGGGTCATGGCATGTGCATCGTAGTGCCCATCTATTTTCTGAATCGCGTTAATGTCTCTGATTTCCTCTTTTGGGTTTGAGGAGTTGCTCGCTGTAAGCACAGGGAGTTTACGCTGCATATATTTTGCGGGCATGGCATAATAAGCGCTGTGCGTATTATTGGCCGTAGAAATGAAAACATCATTTTCTTCGGAAAAGCCCAGCCCCCAGGTGTTGTTACTGGTGTTGGCGAGGTATTCAAAATCGCTTCCATCAGCATTAAAACGATACACGCCCTGGCGAAATGCTGTACTAATTCCATTAACCTTTCCTTCAAAGCCTGAATACCCTAAAACACCCCAGATTTTGTTATCAAAACCATATTGCAGATTGGAAGGGCCTGCATGGGTATCGTTTTTGCCCCAGCCCGAAATAATTTTTTTGCGAATATCTGCTTTGTCGTCGCCGTCGGTATCTTTAAGAAAGACAAAATCCGGTGCCATAGAAACAATGACCCCTCCCTTTGCAAAAGCCATACTGGTAGGAATATTTAGGCTGTCAGCGAAAACGGTGAATTTATCCGCTTTACCATCACCATCAGTATCCTCACAGATTTTGATACGGTCGTTGGCCGCGCCATCTGTCTCCAGAAAGGTATTGGGATAATCCACTGACTCTACTACCCAGAGTCTTCCTTTTTCGTCCCAAGACATGGCAATAGGATTGGTAATATCTGGCTCGGAAGCAAAAAGCTGAACTTCAAAATCTACCGGAACCTGTATCAGCTTCATAGACTCTTCCGGAGAGAGAGCTTCCTGCATTTTAGGCACAAAATAACGTTTGGTAAAATCTGAAATGGTGATAGAATCATAAATGGAGACATCCGGAATGTCCAGCCTGGCAATTTTCTGATTTACTTCTTCTCCCAATGCCCAAAGCACTCCCTGATTAACTAGTTGAAGAAAGCCTGCGTTGATCCAGGTACTATCATTATGGCCATAGGCGGTATAAAAAACACGTCCCTTGCCCAGCTCACGAATCCAGGTATAAGGTTCAGTACCATTTTCCGTATTACGGCTGCTTAAAACTATATTGTCTGAAGCAAGCCTTTGATGTACATAGGTTTCGTCCCAGGTTTCAAATGCCTGAAATTTTTGAGCCAGAGCATGCTTATCGTGATGTATATCCGCAGCGAATACACCTTCGCTATGAGAGTGAAACTGTCCGCCAATCGTATTGATGTACCAGTCGGAATTTCTAAAACAACCGGAGGCTGAATGGATAGGAATTAGTCCTTTTCCGTTTTCCAGAAAGTTTTTTAAGGCTAACTCCTGGGCCGGAGGAAGTGAATCATGGTTGGCATAGATGATAAGGCCATCGTACTTACTCAAGTTTTCAGTATTTATATCTTCCAGCTGCTCGGTATAGCTTAGATTGATACCTTCTTTAAACAAAGAAATGGCGAGCCATGGAGCATACTTAGCCGAATTATGATGCTGGCTATCGTGACCTAAGAAAAGTACTTCTGCCCTGCGGGCGGTATCCTGTTTCTGATAGCTATTGCCAAAGCTGCTATCCAGAATATTGAAACGATCGCCACAAGACTGTAAGCACAGACTAGCAGATAGTAAAAAGACAAATACTCTCATTGATTAATATTTCAAAACATTTAAAACAGCCTATTACCTTCTGCCTTGTCTTAAGAAGATAACAAGCTTTTTCCATTAATTTGCAGTTCAGGTGCTAAAGTGTAAGTTTCTGAATATCAGAGAAAATCATATCGTCTACACCAATAAACTTAAGCCCTACCCGGGCAAACACATAGTCCTGCGTAGGTACCATTTCAGGTACTTCAAGCTGAAGAGCTACATTTTCCAGATTAGTGATGTTATCTCCTTCCAGCATGGCAGTGGCTATGTTCGTTTCAGGACTGGCAAAGCTGGTTTTACTCACATAAAGCGTGGCGTGTTCTATATTCCTTGCTAGGTTATTGGTTACAATTTGTTCCAGCGAGAAATTAGCACTCACTTTATTAGCAGTAGCTGCCATAGTGGTATTACGAATCAGCCAGTAAGGAATAACCTCTATATTCTGTTCGGTTTCTGCATTCACATGAATCAGCAGCGTATCGGCCTGATCAATATCTTCTCCCCATAAAAAAGGACCCTGTCCCCTGGGAACAACCATTTTGTAAGTACCATTGAACAGTAATTGAGAAAATGCACCCTCCGTTGTAAATGTGCTACTGATAGGGCCTGTTTTACCAAAACCGTCCTGGTAAAGTTCATAGCTTACTCTATCGTATTGAAGGCCTATGGCTTCTCCCTGGTAAAGTAGTTTTCCACTTAACAGAGCATTAGGGGGTTCGTAATTATCTTTTTCGCAGGCTCCTAACGCAAAGCCGAACACGATGAGCAGAAATATATATGCTATATTTTTCATAGATAAAGGCTTTAGAATGGATTATTGTAAAGGTTGTTTGACCAGTTTGGGATTACTACTTAAAGTTTCGTCGCTTATTTTTGAATAGTAATTTCCTAGCTGCCAGTTGTCTGCAGCAGTCACCTGATTAGATAGAAATTCTTTATAGATCCACTTATTATGATTCTCTGAGCCAGGATTATAAATTTTGTATGGCCAGAGTCCCCAGGGCATGGTGCTTCTTTTGTTTGCTTTGCCTATACCAGATTTCAGGTCATTAACATCCATAGTTACGCCATCAAAAATCTCATGGGCAATTCTAAATCGCTTGAGATCCATGAAGTACTGACCTTCAAAAGCAAACTCAACTCTTCTTTCGTGCACTATTCTATCAAAGCTGATGTCTGCTGCACTTAGAGGAATTGTAAATCCGGCACGGGCACGTACCTGATTCATGTATTCTGCTGCTTTAGCGGGCTGCCCCAACTCAAAAGCAGCTTCGGCGGCGATCAGTAAAATTTCCGCATAGCGATAGCGGATGTTCCAAACCTCACTACGAATGCCTCGTTGCCCGGAACCTGGTGCGGGGTCTACATACTTTCTAAGATAAAAGCCCATTTGCGCATTTTGTACGGCCCCGGCTACAGGACCATCAAAGCCAACCACCTGCTGCTCCACCGACTGACCAGGCAAAATTCTTTGATCTCCCCTATCTGTTCCGGTAATGATTGTTCCATCAGAAAGTTGATAGCCTGCCCAGATATCTACCGGACTAGATTTAAAGCTAGATCCCGGAAGTATAACCGTTCCCCCCAGCCGGGCATCTCTATTTGCAAAAATATCTTCCTGATTTTCATAGTAGATGGGCTCACCATTGCCATTTACAGTGGCCAGAGGCGCAAAAGTATTGTCCAGCAGTTCAAACTCCTGCACCAGATTGAGTGTAGGGTTGAGCGCGCCACCTTCTTCCTCTTCTGCACCAAATCTGGGCTGATTCGCTCCTGTAAAGTAGTGGGTTTTGTATTTTATCAGATAGTCTAAAGCCCAGATTACTTCCGGATTGGCATTTTTATCGTAGAAAATAGCCGCAAAATTTTCAGAGAGGTTAGAAGGGTTCTTCTGGTATAGTGCGTAGCTTCCGGCATTTCCGTTGATAATTTCAGTAGCGGCAGAGAGTGCCTTATTGTAATACTCTTCGGCTTTTGCCGAGCTTATACCTACTTCATTGCCACTTAATGACAAGGAGGGTGTGCGAGCATTATTGTATTTGGCAAGAGATGCCGCATAAAGCGCTGCTCTGGCTTTCATGGCTAAAGCTGCCCCTTTAGTAGCTCTGGCTTTGGTATCTGCATCAGCAGCTAATATACTGGCAAGTTCATCAGCTTCCTCTATAACAAAATCATAGGTTTCTGCTTCGGAAGAGCGAGGCACCTGTAAGTATGAAGGATCTCCGTTAAAATCATAGGTCTGAGACTCTAATATTATAGGTACGCCACCATAGAGTTGTACCAGTTCAAAGTAATAGGCTGCCCTAAGGAAGCGTGCTTCGGCGGCAAATCTTTCTTTAAGATCCTCTTTGATGCTGGCATCTTTGATTCGTTCCAGAAAAAGATTGAGCTCCCGAATATAGGTATAGTCCCAGGTAGACCAGAAATTATTGATACCTTCAAAAGGCCAGGTGCTATTGCTATGAAATTGATTGGCCAGATCCTGCGTTTGGGCATAAAAGGCTTCGTTGAAGTCGCCCATGCTTTGCCAATTATCTAAATTGTAAAGCGTAAACTGACGACTGTATAAATCTGCCAGTATGGATAATACTTGTGCAGGGTCACTAAAGGCCTGTTCGCTGGTTAGTACCTGTGTAGGAGGCCTTTCCAGAAAATCATCATCAGAGTTACAGGCTATGAGCGTAAAAAATATAGATATGAGTATACTTAACTTTTTCATAAGCTTCACTTTGAGTGTTTAGATGGTAAGGTTAATCCCAACATTAATAATCCTGTTCTGCGGATATTGCAGTCCATTAGTATCCCTGATTTCCGGGTCAATCGGGTAATCCAGATTGTCTATAGAAAAGAGATTGTAGCCATTCAGATAAATTCTGGCTTGTTGCAGCTTTATCTTTTTGATTAGAAAATCGGGCAAATTATACCCTAACTGTATGGTTCTGGCCCTGAAAGTAGTGATGTTGGTCATCCAGAAATCTGAGCGTTTATTTACCGAGCTAAGTCCACCCTGGTTAAATCTGTTGGGAGGAAATTTACCGGCTACCCATTCGCTATTAATATCAAAGGGATCTACTCGGTGCCAGGCGTCTCTTAAATGCTCAGCCATATTACCACCATTGGCTCTGAAGGCCCTGCTCAGTTCATTCTCTGCGGTATAAGAGTACATAGAAGCTATGGAAAAATCTATAGCAAAGTCAAAGCCTTTCCATTTAAGAAGGAAGTTTAACCCACCATTTACGATAGGCAAATTGGTACCATAACCAATGGGTCTTTCATCGTATCCATCAATTTTATTGTCGCCATTGAGGTCTTTATAGATCAGGTCTCCAGGAAGAAGTGTCTTATTTCCCTGCCCATCAATATTGACTGGGTAATTGTTGATTTCTTCCTGCGACTGAAACTGGCCAATGACCTGATAAGCCCAGGTAAGGTTCTGAAAACGATCTTCTCCGGAATAGCGATACCTGTCCCAGGAGTTGAAAAAGATTGGGTTATATGAAGATACAAACTTGCTTCGAGCATAGCCGAGATTTCCTCCTAAGTTGTATGAAAAGTTGCCTGCATTACCACTGTAAATCAATGAAATTTCTCCTCCAAACTGCTTGTCGCTATTTACATTTTCGTCTGGCAGGCTGTATCCCAGCTCCTGAGGTACCACAATATCTGATTTGCGACCTCTGAGTCCAGTTCTTTTGCGGTTAAAATAGTCAATACTACCGCTAAGCTTTCCATTGAAAAGGCTGAAGTCAGCCCCTACATCCAGAATTTTACTTTTGAACCAGGTAATATTAGTAATGGGCTGACCTTTATCTCTGGTACCTATGATAGGGTTACCATCCAGTATGCCTATGCCCTGATTGTAGTTGTAGCCAGGCAGATAATCATAGGGTCCAATGCCTACATTATCGTCTCCCAGAATACCGTATGAAGCTCTTAGCTTCAGATCACTTAGTACCGCATCTGAGCCGAGTAGAGACTGCATAAATTTTTCCTGGGTAATTCTCCAACCTATGGAAGCAGAAGGGAAATAACCCACCCTGTTTTCTGGAGCGAACTTCCATGAGGCATCTCTACGGCCGGAAACTTCTATATAATATTTATTAGCGAAGTTATAATTAATACGTGCGATATAGCCTATCCGCGCTTCTTCATAATCCCTATCATTATACGTATCGGTCGTATTAAAATAGATGAGCGGAAGCACATTGGTAGCAGGTACACTATGCACAAATACTTCACGATCGCGAGTTTCGTATCGTTCGGCTACCAATAGCCCGCCTACTTCATGCTCACCAAATATGTTAGAATAGTGCAGTCCTAATTGACCGTTGTTTTTTTCTATTTTTTGAGTAAGGCGTTCACGCCAGGGGTTAGTGCTCCCCCCTGTAACACGATACTCTTCAGGGCTATCTTCTGTTGCCGGATAGTAAGTATACGCTTCATAGGTATATTCGTGTCCATCTTTTACCCGGTCTTCAATACCATAAGAATACAAACCTCTGAGTTGTAAACCCTCTATAAAGGGTAAGTCCCATTCTCCGGTAAGGTTGGCTTGCAGATACTTACGGATATCACGTGAATAGCCACCCAGCTCAAAATTGTTGTAAGCCCAGTTTGTCTCATTATGCTTGATATCGTTGAGGTATTCTGGATTATCATTGGCATATGGTCTTTCCCATGGGGTATTTCTTAATATAGCGTAGCGGGGCAGCCAGTAATCATCACCGCCAGGAATACCCGGATTCTCAGTTTCTTCAATATAACCATTGATTCCCATACCCAGCTTTATTCCATCTGTCACTCTGGCTTCCAGATTACTTATCAGGTTGGTTCTGCCAAATGTAAATTCACGACCCAGTACCGATGACTGATCCAGCCGCGTACCAGCCACATAGTAATTGATTTTTTCTGAGCCACCAGTTACATTTAGATTTACCTGGCTAATGGGTGCGTTCTTCTGGATGATAAAATCTTTCCAGTTAAAACTCTGATAGCCCGGCTCTACTCCTTCTTTGTATTTTTGGAGATCTTCTCGCGTTAGGTTCGTTTCGCCAAACCCATTAATATCGGCCTGCACTTTCTCCCAGGCCCAATCGTAAGAGTTATTGGTTACATCCATAAATTTGTACCAGTTCTGGAAACCCTGGTAGGCATCCAGATTAATGGTACTCTGCTCTCCACGTTTCCCTTTTTTGGTAGTTACCAACACTACTCCGTTTGCAGCACGTACGCCATAGATAGCAGCTGAGCCATCTTTAAGTATAGTAATGCTTTCTATATCGTTAGGAGAAAGGTTGTTGAACTGACGGGAGTCCTGTTGTATTCCGTCAATTACGAAGAGCGGATCGCCCATATTTCTGATCTGCACCGTAGCGGCGGCTCCGGGTCTTCCATCCGGCATTCTAAATGAGACACCCGGTAGCTTACCTGCCAGGTTGGAGCTTACTGTTGCCCCTCCTCTTACTCTTTCTATATCCTGACTGCTTACTGTAGAAATAGCACCGGTTACCGACTCTTTCTTCTGCGTACCATACCCTACCACTATAACTTCACTTAATGACTGAATATCTGCCTGTAAGTTGACATTAATTTCGGTACGGCCATTAACGGCTATCATCTGATGGCGATAGCCTATGTAAGAGAACATTAGGGTATCTGAGCCCTGAGGTACAGATATTTTGTATCTACCCTCAATATCCGTAATGGTACCATTAGATGTATTCTTGACCAGCACATTTACACCGGGCAATACTTCCTGTGTTTCTTCGTCGAACACCTGGCCGGTAACATTGATAACCTGAACCTCTTCTATCCACGGAACTTTAGTGCCTTTTTCCGCGATAGTCACCGATATTGTACTGTTGATTCTTTTGAAGTTGAGCCGTGCTTTCTGGCTAACCTCTCTGAGAATACTACTGACACTGGCTTTTTGGTGATCCAGGGAAAACTTTACGGGAATAGCCCGCACATCGTCTCCATAGGCAAAAACGTATTCGGTCTTTTCTTCTATAGCTTTAAAAACCTCCTCTACCGAACTCCCCTCTAATCTAATGGAAATAAAGACATCATCAATTCCATCCTGCTCGTAATGTGAACCTTCAGCATATGTGAAAGCTCCAACAATACTCAGAAACAGGAAGGCACACAGGGTGTACCTCATATGTTTAGGTATGATATTCAGCATAATAGTTTAGGTTGTTGTATGAAGATTGCAATGGCACTAGCCTATAAGGCGCATCCATTTTACTTCAATCAAAAATTAAATTCAATCCAGATAATTAAGGGCAGTTCATCAGGATTGTACATGACATGAGCCTCCTCTAATTAAGAGGCTTCTTTCTTTCTGAAACTGATAGTCTATCCCCAGAATGTATTCCATACTATGAAGGACATTTACCAGGCTTTCATTTTTGTATTTTCCGCTGATTTTACATTTCAGCACATCTTCATTTTCTATACTGATGCTTACTCCATACCATCTTTCCAGTATAGGAACCGCCTCAGAAAGTGCCAGTCTATCAAAATGTAGCACTTTATCTCTCCATGCAAGATAAGGCTCCAGATCTACATTTTTCTTTTCAAGAGACTGATCAAAAATGGCTTGTTGCTGCGGTTCCAGAAAAACAGCATCGGTAAGTCCGTTGCTAGTAGAGCTAACTTTTACTTTTCCAGTAGCTACTGTTACCTGATCGGGCTCATTTTTATACGATTTTATATTAAAAGAAGTACCTAAAACCGTCGTTTCTATGTTTCCAGACTTAACTATAAATGGTTTTTTAGTATCTCTTTTCACTTCAAAAAAGGCCTCTCCTACCAGATGTACTTCACGAATATCTCCCTCAAAGTCTTCAGGAAAGCTTAGTTTACTGCCGGCATTCAAATGCACTTTACTTCCATCCATCAACTCAAAAGTAGCTCTCTGTCCATTTTTGGTAGTTTTTTCCACCCAAGCTAATGAAGTAGAAGTCATAAGTGGCTCCGGGCTTTTTTCAAAATAAGCCAGCAGGCCAATACCTAAGACAAATACTAAAAGAGCAGCAGTTTTTACCCATGCCGGATTTAATTGCAGGCGGATAGATTTCTTTTTTGTTTCGCTAATGCTATGGTCTACTTCATAATATATGTCGTTTTGAAGTTCAACGATTTCATGTGGCTGCATCTCTAGTTCATCATCCTGAAACGAATCATAGAATTGATGCAACAATTTTATCTCTTGTTCATTACAATTACCTTTGAGGTACTTGTCTAAAAGCTTCTCAAGCTCATGCTTTTTCATGCACAACGAATTTACAATACTGCCCTTTTGTAAGTATGTAACCTGAGAGGCAAGAATCCCCTATGCCGTAAATAAATATTTTTGAAAAAACGAGAGGCCCGTAAAATCAGGCAAATAAGAGAAATGTGAGTATGGTTACTACTTCTTTAAATGCCAGCCGCAGATGTTTAATTGCTTTGGTAATCTGGTTCTCTACAGTTTTAGGAGAAATGCCCATGCGTGTGGCGATTTCTTTAACGCTAAGGTTTTCGTTTCGGCTTAGGTGAAATACTTCACGACAACGCTCCGGTAAGGTAGTCAGGCTTTGTTCATAGAGCTCCTGCAACTGATTAAAATTGACGGCCTCTTCCGTCTGATTGATGATCTGTACATGTTGCATACGATCCAAATGAAACTGTGCTACCCTCCCATCTCTTAGGTATCTGAACGCATAATTACGTGCCATACCATACAGATAAGACGTTAGGTTATCTATCTGGTTAGAATGACGTTTCTGCCAGAGGCTGGTAAAAATTTCCTGTGTGATATCTTTACTGAGCTCTTTGTCTTTGAGTATTTTGTAGGTGGAGTAAAATACTTTAGACCAGTGACGGCGATAAATTTCATTAAATGCGGCACGCTTATCCCGGCTAAGTAGGATACACAAATCTTTGTCGTTCCATTCCGGCAAGCTATTGTCACTCATGAAAAGAAAGGAGTTACTTTTATAAATTTCTGAATTTTATCGCTTATGAGCGATCCAATTTAGAGATTTGAAAAATATATCAAAAACATTTTGTCATGTTTAACTTAAAATGCGTAGCCTCATTCTTATTAAACCTTAGGAAAACACATATCAGGGATGTTACTACTACTAACTTTTCTATCTGACTTAGCGGACTATTATACGGGTAATAATTTTTATTGAAAGTGAATCAACGGAGGCTTTGCCTCCGATACTATTAGGCAAAATTTAAGATAAGCTCGTCTATTCAGAAAAATCTGATGACAAGCTTGATACATAAATTACTTAAAATCACTTTCCTGAAAAGGGGCTTCGCGGCTAATTGTTTTTTCCCTGAGTTCTTTAACGGTTCCTGCATCTATAGGCTCTGCATCATTAGTCCAGGCATTTCTGACATAACTGAGTACCGCAGCCAGCTTTTGATCATCAAACTCAGGATTGGATTTAAGGCCAGGCATAATAGGCTGTATTTCAGGCTCTTTGTACACCTTACCTTTTACCGTAACAGGCCCCTGTAAACCATGCAAAGCCACTAGAATAAGTCTGTCTTCTGGACCAGTTACCCACTCAGAACCATCTAAAGGAGGCGCAATGGGTGTTAAACCTTGTCCATTTTCCTGATGGCAGCCGGAGCAGGTGTGTGCATAGAGAGACTTTCCTAATACAAACTGTTCTTTTTCGGCTTTGCTAAACTCCTTGCCTGCCATTTGCTGACTAACTTCTGCATTTGTAATGGCCTGAGTCAGATCTTTTAGGATAGCCTCCTGATCAGTATATTCTTCTGAAATCATGGCCTGCAGTTCTTTCTCTTTACCATGTATACTACTTAATACTGCTTCTCTGATTAAAACTTCCTCGCCGTAAGTAAGCGCTATCTTTTTTAAGAGATTCAATACCTTCTTAGTATCTGTTTCCAGATATGCGCCCAGGCTCATAGCCAGCTGTAGCTGAACCTGTAGATCCTCAGAAGCACTAAGTTTTTCGTACAATGTTAAAGTTTTGCTATGATCAGCTTTATCTACATTCTGCTCCGTAATTTGTATAGCAGCTGACAATACTTTGGGGTCTGCCGTGCTTTCTGCCAAGCTTATAAGGTCTGCGGCAGTATAACCTAAGCCTTCTATAGTCCATAGGGCATGAAGTTTAGTCTTTTGCTCTCCTTCTTTTACCAGATCTTTAAGCTGAGGTATCAGGCTCTGGTCATTGCTTTCCACTAATCTTCTTTGTGCTTCGTCTCGCCACCAGCCATTAGGGTGCTCCAGTAAAGCCAATAAATCTTCCTGATCGGCACCGTCCAGGCTCTCAGGGGTTTCATCCATCAAATAGTCCCACAGTTCTTCGTACCAACTCTTTTCATAAACGATACGATATATTCTACCCAAACCAACAGGCTTTTCTAAGCCCCGCGATCGTATCTGATCTTTAAGGTAATCAGTAAGATAAGTTTTATGCTGAATGATGCCTCTATACATATCAACAACATATAAGTGACCGTCTGGACCATTGTACATGTTTACCGGACGAAAACGTTCATCGGTAGATGCTAAAAACTCTCGACCTTCATAAGCCTGCTCAGCCTTAAGATAGAGTCCATCTTCCTGTAAAATATTCCTTTTGATCAGGTTACCTGAGGGCTCTGGAACAAAGGCATTACCATAATAAGCTTCGGGAAAAGCATTTCCACGATAGATAACCGGTCCGCTGGCAGCAGTAAATCTGGCGAGTCTACCTTCTTTGTCCAGCATTTCCTCTTTGTAGCCACGGTTAATACCTCTATTTGGGCGAATAGGATAAACCCTCTGATCGTCAGCAATTTCAACATTAATGCTATATTCAGGATTAAAGTTTGGGTTTCTGCTCATCATATTAGAAGGCACCAGATCTCCCCTCAGTTGGTTAGAATTGGTATTGAAGAACAGCCTCCCGTAATCATCCTGACTGATACCCCACTGACCTCTAAACTCAGTTTCTTCCTTAGTCCAGCTTTTATCTTTGCTATTGTAGCGGTATCTGGCTCTTGATTTTGCGTTGTAATACCAATTGTTCATGGCTCTCATCATTCCGTTAGGCTGATGTTCCACATTACCTCCCACAGCATATACCGAATCAATCAGCGTTTTTTTGCCTGCCTTATCGTTATTGTTTTCTACAAACCATAGATTGGGTGGCTCAGCGTATACAATACCATTATCTACTAAGCTTATTACTCTTGGTAAAACAATCTTGTCCAGAAAAACTTTGGACTCATCCATTTTGCCATCCCCATCTTTATCTTCTAAAATGACTATTCTACCGTTGGCTTCATCCTCTCCGTGCCCTTCTATATCTGGCATATAGCTTTGCATCTCTGCTACCCAGATGCGGCCTTTGGCATCAAAAGCCATTGCCACCGGATCGTTAATTAGAGGTTCACTGGCGACCAGTTCCAGACGAAAACCCTCTTCTAACTCAAAAGTGTGCAAGGCTTCTTCTGCACTTAGTACCGGAGCTTCGTTAAACAACACAGAATCCGCTACAGCTTTGACTTCTTTGTTTTTTGAGGGGTTCCAGATGAAAGAGTAAAAAAGGATGGATATACTGGCAATCAGAAAAATTAGGACAAGTACTCTTTTAGTATTCATGCGAAGTATGAGGTTCTATATTTATAGCTTAGTTGTTGTATTAGGTTTTTGCATACCAACCCCTAATATAATATCAATGAGGGTTTAACTTCAAGAATAGTATTAAGCATTTGTAGAATAATCGTTAGTATTTAGCCAATATTGTTCTACTGTCTTTTCTTTTTAATAATTCAAACTGTTGAATGATTTAAGCCAACTCTTTTCTATAGAATTTTCGGTAGCGAGAAGGTGAGTGGTTTGTAAATTTTTGGAACTGCCTGTAAAAGAAAGGTAAACTCTCGTAGCCGCATTCATATGCCACCTGGCTAATAGACAAATCCGAATCTACCAACAGCTCGCAAGCTTTATTGATTCTGTATTCATTTAGAAATACAAAAAATGGTTTCTTCAGTGTTTTTTTACAGAAACGGCAAAATG
This window of the Porifericola rhodea genome carries:
- a CDS encoding RagB/SusD family nutrient uptake outer membrane protein; amino-acid sequence: MKKLSILISIFFTLIACNSDDDFLERPPTQVLTSEQAFSDPAQVLSILADLYSRQFTLYNLDNWQSMGDFNEAFYAQTQDLANQFHSNSTWPFEGINNFWSTWDYTYIRELNLFLERIKDASIKEDLKERFAAEARFLRAAYYFELVQLYGGVPIILESQTYDFNGDPSYLQVPRSSEAETYDFVIEEADELASILAADADTKARATKGAALAMKARAALYAASLAKYNNARTPSLSLSGNEVGISSAKAEEYYNKALSAATEIINGNAGSYALYQKNPSNLSENFAAIFYDKNANPEVIWALDYLIKYKTHYFTGANQPRFGAEEEEGGALNPTLNLVQEFELLDNTFAPLATVNGNGEPIYYENQEDIFANRDARLGGTVILPGSSFKSSPVDIWAGYQLSDGTIITGTDRGDQRILPGQSVEQQVVGFDGPVAGAVQNAQMGFYLRKYVDPAPGSGQRGIRSEVWNIRYRYAEILLIAAEAAFELGQPAKAAEYMNQVRARAGFTIPLSAADISFDRIVHERRVEFAFEGQYFMDLKRFRIAHEIFDGVTMDVNDLKSGIGKANKRSTMPWGLWPYKIYNPGSENHNKWIYKEFLSNQVTAADNWQLGNYYSKISDETLSSNPKLVKQPLQ
- a CDS encoding PVC-type heme-binding CxxCH protein, which gives rise to MRVFVFLLSASLCLQSCGDRFNILDSSFGNSYQKQDTARRAEVLFLGHDSQHHNSAKYAPWLAISLFKEGINLSYTEQLEDINTENLSKYDGLIIYANHDSLPPAQELALKNFLENGKGLIPIHSASGCFRNSDWYINTIGGQFHSHSEGVFAADIHHDKHALAQKFQAFETWDETYVHQRLASDNIVLSSRNTENGTEPYTWIRELGKGRVFYTAYGHNDSTWINAGFLQLVNQGVLWALGEEVNQKIARLDIPDVSIYDSITISDFTKRYFVPKMQEALSPEESMKLIQVPVDFEVQLFASEPDITNPIAMSWDEKGRLWVVESVDYPNTFLETDGAANDRIKICEDTDGDGKADKFTVFADSLNIPTSMAFAKGGVIVSMAPDFVFLKDTDGDDKADIRKKIISGWGKNDTHAGPSNLQYGFDNKIWGVLGYSGFEGKVNGISTAFRQGVYRFNADGSDFEYLANTSNNTWGLGFSEENDVFISTANNTHSAYYAMPAKYMQRKLPVLTASNSSNPKEEIRDINAIQKIDGHYDAHAMTPNLRQVDVVGGFTSAAGHHLYTARSFPKPYWNRIAFVNEPTIRLVHNAVIEKEGAGFTEADGWNLMASSDEWFGPVQSQVGPDGAVWVADWYNFIIQHNVFVERQAPSRMVLPFTDQPHGQGNAFISPLRDINYGRIYRIVYKDAPEYEPIALSKEDEEGLLQALKNDNMFWRMTAQRLIVESGKSSMLSGLVEIIENQEVDEIGLNSPAVHSLWTLHGLGLLEGHHPEALQAAKHALQHPAAGVRKAAVQVLPKNISTFEAIRSADLLNDPSLHVRMATALTLAEIPAETSIGNYIFEASAQMENAKDPWLRKALFAAAISHEKGFLEAGSNLQKTESVSIRASILAALQKEVYDLPRRGTIPYPVEVAGKEISITASVKRRDEPLRGVIMAHADQQEGYGLYLENQQLVMEVKHQGKSYQARSKSKVPAQSELRAELKKDGKMLLYADNKLIGEGKAPALVRASINSVIRTSYDFEDDSKLGSYEGDNRLNGELNSISLELKSTDSDTSSPALASTNAEKESSDGQESNTIYLKVVPDMMKYDKAVFSVKAGEKVTIALENLDGMQHNLLILKPGSLQKVGKAADALARDPDGAQKDYVPDMPEVLFATKMLNPEEVVNLTFTVPDEAGEYPFVCTFPGHWRMMNGIMKVEKASDFSR
- a CDS encoding DUF3823 domain-containing protein; the encoded protein is MKNIAYIFLLIVFGFALGACEKDNYEPPNALLSGKLLYQGEAIGLQYDRVSYELYQDGFGKTGPISSTFTTEGAFSQLLFNGTYKMVVPRGQGPFLWGEDIDQADTLLIHVNAETEQNIEVIPYWLIRNTTMAATANKVSANFSLEQIVTNNLARNIEHATLYVSKTSFASPETNIATAMLEGDNITNLENVALQLEVPEMVPTQDYVFARVGLKFIGVDDMIFSDIQKLTL